CCTGGGTTGGCGGCTAGCGAACCAGCAGCATGCGGCCGGTCAGCTGGCGTCCCTCGCTCTGCAGCGTGTAGAGGTAGAGGCCGCTGGGCAGGCCTGTGGCATCAAAGCGGGCCTGGTGCTGGCCCGAGGGCAGCAGCTGGTCGGCCAGCACGGCCACTTCCTGTCCCAGGATGTTGAAAACGCTCAGCCGGACCTGGGCGCTGCGGTCCAGGCTGTAGGAGATGAAGGCCGAGGGGTTGAAGGGGTTCGGCCAGGCCTGGCCCAGGGCGAAGGAGTGGGGCAGCTCGTCGGCGCCCACCGTGCCGCACACCTGGATCTCGTCGATGGTGCGGGGCAGGATCTCCTTGGTGAACTGGTAGGCGTAGCGCACGCCCTGGATGTTGTAACACTCGTCCTCCACGGCCTCGTAGCCGGGGAAGTAGATCATGATCTGATCATTGCCGTCGAAGACATAGAAGGGGTTCGCGGAGACGCAGGTGGTGTTCTCGACCCGCACGAGCACGCTCTCGAAGTCCTCCAGGTTGGCATCGGTCACGGTCACGAGGACAGGCTCGATCACCAGGCTGCCCGGGGACTCCAGGACTTCGATGACCAAGCCGGGGTTGGTGATCTCGGTGAAACCGTTGTACTCGAGGACGGTGCCGGTGACGCGGATGTAGTCGCCCTCGCTCACGCCGGGATGGGCGCCGAAGACCTGGATGCCGTGCCAGGCGCCACTCGCCTCCTGGATGAACATGGAGGTCGAGGTCTGGAGGTAGGTGACCTGGCCTTCGGTCGTCACCAGCTGGCCGTTGTAGGGGCTGACATCAGTCTGGCCCTGGATCTCGTAGATGCTCAGGGTGCACTGGACGGGGGCCGCGAACACGGCAGAGAGGGCGGAGTCGCCCGCGTCGTCATAGGCCTCGACCCTGTAATACAAAGTCTGGCAGGCGCCGGGGGCGGTGATGGGCGTCAGGTTGGTGAACTGGTCGCCGCCGGCGGGCGAGAGCAGCATGGTGCCGTCCAGGTTGCCGGGGGTGGTGCCGTAGTACAGGGTGGCCACGGTGACAAGGCCGTCGCTGTCGGTGATCGTCGCGTTGAAAGTGACGTCGGCGCCCGGGGTCAGGGGATTGGGCGTGTAGGCGATGGCGCCGATGGCGGGGGGCACATTGCCTCCCAAGAACGGCTCTGTGGGCGAACTGCTGTTCTGGGGGTTGGCCGTTTCAGGGGCGTGGATCACGAAGTCATTGAGATTGTTGTTCGAATCCCAACCATTGCCCAAAAGCGCGGATGCGCCACCCGCAGCCATGTCAATGGTGGTGTCCGAGGGATTTGACTTGCGCTCATAGCTTCCGGTGCGTGGATGGGTCGGGTTGATGGCCGCACCCTCAGGGGCATTCGCCGTCAGCCACCCCACCAGATCGATCTGGTTCACCGATGCATCAATGAGGCGAACATGCCCGCCGGAATTGCCAAGCCCGATGGCTCCATTGAAGATGTAGTCAGGCGTTGGCGTCGTCAGGGCATTTCCGGCGAACAACACAAATCCGTGGGCGGCGATGCTGGCGCCGCTGGGGAAGGTGAGCTTGTCCGTCCATGAGGTTCCTGTGGCGGATTTGTATTGGATCTTCCAACCACTCAGATCCACTGCATCCAGCGTCGGATTGTAGAGTTCGATGAACTCGTCGTTCACGCTGGAGGTCTCATAAAAGCGAAGCTCACTGATGACTGGATAGGTGGCGGTCTGGGCCATGACCTGTCCCACCAGTCCCACCAGCGCCAAGGCAAGCAAACGATGTTTCATGATTCACGTCCTTCTTTTGGTGCAATCCCAGGACGCCGAGGGCACCCGGCGTACTTCCTATCGTTGTGGTTCAAGGTCAGGTTCAGGGCACGCGGGGCTTCACCGGCGGCATCGAGTGATCCGGTCCGGAGAGGCACGCCACACAGTCACAAAAGCAAAGCTAAATGGCAAGTGTCAAGTGCGTATTCGCAAGCTCTCAGAATTGCGTTGAAGGTGGGCAATCACCCCACGCCCTGCCTGGATTGGTTCCCGATCGACGCACTTTCCCTGCCCGCCCGATTGACAGGCCCCGGCCCCTGTCCTATCTTCTTGGCCTTCATCCAGGCGATGCACCCATAGCTCAACTGGATAGAGCGTCTGACTACGGATCAGAAGGTTAGGGGTTCGACTCCTCTTGGGTGCACTGACAGTCAAAGGGTTCCGCCACCGGCGGGACCCTTTTTCGTTTCCGGTCGCCGCACGGTCGCCGTGTTATGCAAAGCAAGCGCCCCACGGCGACAGGCGGTAGGGCGCTGGGAAAAATGGCTGGTGACTGCGCCGTTACGGCGGATGCTTGTCGAGCCCCTGAAGCAGCTTCCGGATCCGCTTCACGTAGCCTCGCGTCTCCTCCGCGTGCCTTCCAGTGACCCGGTGCAGCTCGGCGGCCACGGGCGCCCAGTGGTTGGGATTCATGCCGGTCGCCACCAGGCGCTGAGCC
This genomic window from bacterium contains:
- a CDS encoding lamin tail domain-containing protein, which translates into the protein MKHRLLALALVGLVGQVMAQTATYPVISELRFYETSSVNDEFIELYNPTLDAVDLSGWKIQYKSATGTSWTDKLTFPSGASIAAHGFVLFAGNALTTPTPDYIFNGAIGLGNSGGHVRLIDASVNQIDLVGWLTANAPEGAAINPTHPRTGSYERKSNPSDTTIDMAAGGASALLGNGWDSNNNLNDFVIHAPETANPQNSSSPTEPFLGGNVPPAIGAIAYTPNPLTPGADVTFNATITDSDGLVTVATLYYGTTPGNLDGTMLLSPAGGDQFTNLTPITAPGACQTLYYRVEAYDDAGDSALSAVFAAPVQCTLSIYEIQGQTDVSPYNGQLVTTEGQVTYLQTSTSMFIQEASGAWHGIQVFGAHPGVSEGDYIRVTGTVLEYNGFTEITNPGLVIEVLESPGSLVIEPVLVTVTDANLEDFESVLVRVENTTCVSANPFYVFDGNDQIMIYFPGYEAVEDECYNIQGVRYAYQFTKEILPRTIDEIQVCGTVGADELPHSFALGQAWPNPFNPSAFISYSLDRSAQVRLSVFNILGQEVAVLADQLLPSGQHQARFDATGLPSGLYLYTLQSEGRQLTGRMLLVR